A window from Aquabacterium sp. NJ1 encodes these proteins:
- a CDS encoding D-alanyl-D-alanine carboxypeptidase family protein, translated as MIATQQYRHSARRFASAIALGLISLSWAPSSFAVEISPPPALSNKAFLLMDFDTGQVLASSNPDEPLPPASLTKMMTSYIVEQSLRSGRLKPTDQVRVSLNAWCRGSSTESCMYLPLNSSASVMDMLRGIIVQSGNDASKAMAEHLGGSEEAFAQTMNSEAKRLGMTHTHFENATGLPAPNHLASARDLALLARAIIRDSADYYPIYAEKEFKFNGIKQGNRNALLYTDPTVDGLKTGHTEAAGYCLTASSKRNGMRLISVVMGATSMQGRADQTRALFNWGFSSFEKARALGANTPVVSAPVLFGKADVVPAGVLADWNLMVPRGQGTQIKTTVQLNPEIKAPIAQGAVLGKVVATIDGKPYGEQNLVALQPVEQSGFVLKTWQHIRKLFK; from the coding sequence ATGATCGCCACACAACAATACCGCCACTCTGCCCGTCGTTTCGCATCCGCCATTGCACTGGGGCTCATCAGCCTGAGCTGGGCTCCGTCGAGCTTCGCCGTGGAGATTTCTCCGCCGCCGGCCCTGAGCAACAAGGCCTTCCTGCTGATGGACTTCGACACGGGCCAGGTGCTGGCATCGTCCAACCCGGACGAGCCCTTGCCGCCCGCTTCGCTGACCAAGATGATGACCAGCTACATCGTCGAGCAGTCGTTGAGGTCGGGGCGTCTGAAGCCCACCGATCAGGTGCGTGTGAGCCTGAACGCCTGGTGCCGCGGCTCCAGCACCGAGTCCTGCATGTACCTGCCGCTCAACAGCTCGGCCTCCGTGATGGACATGCTGCGCGGCATCATCGTGCAGTCGGGCAATGACGCCTCCAAGGCCATGGCCGAGCACCTGGGGGGCTCCGAAGAGGCGTTTGCCCAGACCATGAACAGCGAAGCCAAGCGCCTGGGCATGACCCACACGCACTTCGAGAACGCCACCGGCCTGCCTGCACCCAACCACCTGGCGTCTGCGCGTGACCTGGCCCTGCTGGCCCGCGCCATCATCCGTGACAGTGCAGACTACTACCCCATCTACGCCGAAAAGGAATTCAAGTTCAACGGCATCAAGCAGGGCAATCGCAATGCCTTGCTGTACACCGACCCGACGGTGGACGGCCTCAAGACCGGTCACACCGAAGCGGCTGGCTACTGCCTGACGGCTTCGTCCAAGCGCAACGGCATGCGTTTGATCTCCGTCGTGATGGGCGCCACCAGCATGCAAGGCCGTGCTGACCAGACTCGCGCCTTGTTCAACTGGGGCTTCAGCTCGTTTGAGAAGGCCAGGGCCCTGGGTGCCAACACCCCGGTGGTTTCGGCGCCTGTGCTGTTTGGCAAGGCCGATGTGGTGCCGGCCGGCGTGCTGGCTGACTGGAACCTGATGGTGCCGCGCGGCCAGGGCACGCAGATCAAGACCACGGTGCAGCTCAACCCCGAGATCAAGGCGCCGATCGCCCAGGGTGCGGTGCTGGGCAAGGTGGTGGCCACCATCGATGGCAAGCCTTATGGCGAGCAGAACCTGGTGGCCTTGCAACCGGTCGAGCAGTCGGGCTTCGTCCTGAAGACCTGGCAGCACATCCGCAAGCTGTTCAAGTAA
- a CDS encoding ABC transporter ATP-binding protein gives MSDMNVSYLDQSDAVKARFDKLKQREVILEVKGLGKTYDSHQGPVTALQDINFKTHRREFVCVIGPSGCGKSTLIRILAGLESHSAGEVLLDGQPVNGPGRDRGMVFQGYTLFPWLTVKKNVMFGLEVNNAGRNEAESQARQWLELVGLSKFADHYPHQLSGGMKQRVAIARALANQPRILLMDEPFGALDAQTRAKMQSHLLEIWKNIDITILFITHDLDEAIFLADRILVLKAHPGAVQELIEVPVPRPRSAMQITSPEFQATKARLEALIHPPTEQAEHDEDAEVMPKVIRLTDVADNVE, from the coding sequence ATGTCGGACATGAACGTCTCTTATCTGGATCAGAGCGATGCCGTGAAGGCCCGCTTTGACAAGCTCAAGCAGCGCGAAGTGATCCTGGAGGTCAAGGGCCTGGGCAAGACCTATGACTCGCACCAAGGGCCAGTGACCGCCTTGCAGGACATCAACTTCAAGACCCATCGGCGCGAGTTCGTGTGCGTGATCGGCCCCTCCGGTTGTGGCAAGTCCACGCTGATCCGCATCCTGGCGGGGCTGGAGTCGCACTCGGCCGGTGAAGTGCTGCTGGACGGCCAGCCCGTGAACGGCCCGGGGCGTGATCGCGGCATGGTGTTCCAGGGCTACACCCTGTTCCCATGGCTGACGGTCAAGAAGAACGTGATGTTCGGTCTGGAGGTCAACAATGCCGGCCGCAATGAAGCCGAATCACAAGCGCGCCAGTGGCTGGAGCTGGTGGGCCTGAGCAAGTTTGCCGACCACTACCCGCACCAGCTGTCGGGTGGCATGAAGCAGCGTGTGGCCATCGCGCGTGCGCTGGCGAACCAGCCTCGCATCCTGTTGATGGACGAGCCCTTTGGTGCGCTGGACGCCCAGACCCGCGCGAAGATGCAAAGCCATCTGCTGGAGATCTGGAAGAACATCGACATCACCATCCTGTTCATCACGCATGACCTGGACGAAGCGATCTTCCTGGCTGACCGCATCCTGGTGCTCAAGGCGCACCCTGGCGCCGTGCAGGAGTTGATCGAGGTGCCCGTGCCGCGACCCCGCTCGGCCATGCAGATCACCAGCCCCGAGTTCCAGGCCACCAAGGCGCGGCTCGAAGCCTTGATCCACCCGCCAACCGAGCAAGCCGAGCACGATGAGGATGCGGAGGTCATGCCCAAGGTGATCCGCCTCACGGATGTGGCCGACAACGTCGAGTGA
- the nikR gene encoding nickel-responsive transcriptional regulator NikR, whose translation MPTMNETLDTRGSPVTRISISMPEDLLQELDVMVARRGFESRSQAIGTMINDQLLEHKRQLGEQVMVGTITLLYDRSVKGLQKQLSDLQCHHIDEVISSLHVHLMDKQMLEVVLVQGPATKLQAIADAMSTLRGVITGRLQLMAATIPPVHPLSKG comes from the coding sequence ATGCCCACCATGAACGAAACGCTCGACACCCGAGGCAGCCCGGTCACGCGCATCAGCATCTCGATGCCCGAGGACCTGCTTCAGGAACTGGACGTGATGGTGGCCCGCCGCGGCTTCGAGAGCCGCTCCCAGGCCATCGGCACGATGATCAATGACCAGTTGCTGGAGCACAAGCGCCAGTTGGGCGAGCAGGTCATGGTGGGCACCATCACCTTGTTGTATGACCGGTCCGTCAAGGGGTTGCAAAAGCAGTTGTCGGACCTGCAATGCCACCACATCGACGAGGTCATCAGCTCGCTGCACGTGCACCTGATGGACAAGCAGATGCTGGAGGTCGTGCTGGTGCAGGGGCCGGCCACCAAGTTGCAGGCGATTGCGGACGCCATGAGCACGCTGCGGGGCGTCATCACCGGGCGCTTGCAGCTCATGGCTGCCACGATCCCGCCGGTGCACCCGCTGAGCAAGGGCTAG
- a CDS encoding creatininase family protein, with the protein MQWSQLTWAELPDQLIAASQAAILPVGATEQHGPHMGCGMDAVIADVLCKAVAERTGVPMLPTLPYGCSLGHSRRWPGTIAVQPITLIELVKQIGDGAYYSGVRRLFIINTHVTNAAPLRCALEMLRAEHDDLMVAVINSPQISERVRAFHFADAEDWHANDAETSLMLAVAPEMVRPHLLHEADDPDRTEGQVFAHPVNRTSLNGVTGTPSLATAEKGQQGFDWMVEDLSALICKGMAQTPPLAHSYFDRVA; encoded by the coding sequence ATGCAATGGTCTCAACTGACATGGGCCGAGTTGCCCGACCAGCTCATCGCCGCATCACAAGCGGCCATCCTGCCCGTGGGCGCGACCGAGCAGCACGGCCCGCACATGGGCTGCGGCATGGACGCGGTGATCGCCGATGTGCTGTGCAAGGCCGTGGCCGAACGCACCGGCGTGCCCATGCTGCCCACCTTGCCTTACGGGTGCTCGCTGGGCCACAGCCGACGCTGGCCCGGCACCATCGCCGTTCAGCCCATCACTTTGATCGAGCTGGTCAAGCAGATTGGCGATGGCGCGTACTACAGCGGCGTGCGGCGCCTGTTCATCATCAACACCCACGTGACCAATGCCGCGCCGCTGCGTTGTGCGCTGGAGATGCTGCGTGCCGAGCACGATGACCTGATGGTGGCCGTGATCAACTCGCCGCAAATCAGCGAACGGGTGCGCGCGTTCCACTTCGCCGATGCCGAAGACTGGCACGCCAATGATGCCGAGACCTCGCTGATGCTGGCCGTGGCGCCCGAGATGGTGCGCCCCCATCTGCTGCACGAGGCCGACGACCCCGACCGTACCGAAGGCCAGGTGTTCGCGCATCCCGTCAACCGCACCAGCCTCAATGGCGTCACCGGCACGCCCAGCCTGGCCACCGCTGAAAAAGGCCAGCAAGGCTTTGACTGGATGGTGGAAGACCTGTCCGCCTTGATCTGCAAGGGCATGGCGCAGACGCCGCCCCTGGCGCATTCCTACTTTGATCGCGTGGCCTGA
- the glnT gene encoding type III glutamate--ammonia ligase, with protein sequence MHASQEVLAIQESLKAKGVKYCIGAYVDIHGIQKAKVVPIDHLPQMAAGSERYTGYALDGLGQAPNEDELTSVPDLRHIVQLPWEPTVAWMPADNHFKGEPYPLSTRVALQSVMAQAAQMGFGMNLGIECEIFLLKQQADGSLAVPHASDKLTKPCYDVKGFMDNFSWLDKVATCINNLGWDLYSFDHEDANGQFEFDFNYADALITCDRLTFFRMMAKHYAEEEGLLATMMPKPFADKTGNGAHFNMSLYDLKTGKNLFACDPKDDPRGIGLTPLGYQFVAGILKHGRALCAVFAPTVNSYKRLVRRGAMSYFSWAPVFNSYGSNNRTNSVRIPAGGGRCESRNADGAVNPYLAAALALAAGLEGIREGLNPGEPNEDNLYELTDAQRAERGIEFLPQTLQEAVAAFAADPLVERTLGKGLRDEFIKYKTQEWEAYHLSVSQWETARYSAMF encoded by the coding sequence ATGCATGCCTCTCAAGAAGTTCTGGCCATCCAAGAGTCGCTCAAGGCCAAAGGTGTGAAGTACTGCATCGGCGCTTATGTCGATATTCATGGCATCCAGAAGGCCAAGGTGGTGCCCATCGACCACCTGCCGCAAATGGCCGCCGGCTCGGAGCGCTACACCGGTTACGCCCTGGACGGCCTGGGCCAGGCCCCCAACGAAGACGAGCTGACCTCGGTGCCTGACCTGCGCCACATCGTGCAGCTGCCCTGGGAGCCCACGGTGGCCTGGATGCCGGCCGACAACCACTTCAAGGGCGAGCCTTACCCCTTGAGCACACGCGTCGCGCTGCAAAGCGTGATGGCCCAGGCCGCCCAGATGGGCTTTGGCATGAACCTGGGCATCGAGTGCGAGATCTTCCTGCTGAAGCAACAGGCCGATGGCAGCCTGGCCGTGCCGCATGCCAGCGACAAGCTGACCAAGCCTTGCTATGACGTCAAGGGCTTCATGGACAACTTCAGCTGGCTGGACAAGGTGGCCACCTGCATCAACAACCTGGGCTGGGATCTCTACTCCTTCGACCACGAAGACGCCAACGGCCAGTTCGAGTTCGACTTCAACTACGCCGATGCGCTCATCACCTGCGACCGACTGACGTTCTTCCGCATGATGGCCAAGCACTACGCAGAAGAAGAGGGCTTGCTGGCCACCATGATGCCCAAGCCCTTTGCCGACAAGACGGGCAACGGCGCGCACTTCAACATGTCGCTGTATGACCTGAAGACGGGCAAGAACCTGTTCGCCTGCGACCCCAAGGACGACCCGCGCGGCATCGGCCTGACGCCGCTGGGCTACCAGTTCGTGGCCGGTATCCTCAAGCATGGGCGTGCCCTGTGTGCGGTTTTTGCGCCCACGGTGAATAGCTACAAGCGCCTGGTGCGGCGCGGTGCCATGAGCTACTTCTCCTGGGCGCCGGTGTTCAACTCCTATGGCTCCAACAACCGGACCAACTCGGTACGCATCCCGGCAGGTGGCGGCCGCTGCGAATCACGCAATGCCGATGGCGCGGTCAACCCCTACCTGGCTGCCGCGCTGGCACTGGCCGCCGGCCTCGAAGGCATCCGCGAAGGCCTGAACCCCGGTGAGCCCAACGAGGACAACCTGTACGAACTGACCGATGCCCAGCGCGCCGAGCGCGGCATCGAGTTCCTGCCGCAGACCTTGCAGGAGGCCGTGGCCGCCTTTGCCGCCGACCCGCTGGTGGAGCGCACGCTGGGCAAGGGCCTGCGTGACGAGTTCATCAAGTACAAGACGCAGGAATGGGAGGCCTACCACCTGTCCGTCAGCCAATGGGAAACGGCCCGCTACAGCGCCATGTTCTGA